The Opitutales bacterium ASA1 genome window below encodes:
- a CDS encoding aldehyde dehydrogenase EutE, whose protein sequence is MTQQELISKVVAEVLSKLQQQQSAVSSGKTGFGVYEKMEDAIEAAHASFEKLRTQGIGARKKAIAVIRRMCVENAKSWGEIEFAETKIGRLDHKIEKLRICGDLVPGVEFLERMAFSGDFGLTIIDFAPWGVIGAITPSTHSVPTLTGNAINMIAAGNSVVFNTHPGACGVAAVAIRAYNEAIFAETGIPDLLTMVAKPTLATFDAMCKHPLVKLLCVTGGPAVVAAAMKTGKRAVCAGPGNPPVVVDETADIERAARCIIQGAAYDNNLLCIGEKQVFVVESVADKLETALQAAGAVRLDAAQVEALTKAAFSIPEGQGGGCGHPVVNKKLIGQDAAVLAKAAGMNVPAATPLLFGRTDEKHLFVQEEQMMPFIPIVRVANVDDAIAAAIRSEHGYRHTGIMHSQNIRNLTKMAQEIDTTLFIKNGPCMTGLGLGGEGFLSFSVATPTGEGVTTPMTFTRSRRCVMVENLNLF, encoded by the coding sequence ATGACCCAGCAAGAGCTCATTTCCAAGGTCGTCGCCGAAGTCCTTTCCAAACTCCAGCAACAGCAGAGCGCCGTCTCGTCCGGAAAGACCGGCTTCGGCGTCTACGAGAAGATGGAGGACGCCATCGAGGCCGCGCATGCGTCTTTCGAAAAGCTGCGCACGCAGGGCATCGGCGCCCGCAAGAAGGCCATCGCCGTCATCCGCCGCATGTGCGTCGAGAACGCGAAGTCGTGGGGCGAGATCGAATTCGCCGAGACAAAGATCGGCCGCCTCGACCACAAGATCGAAAAACTGCGCATCTGCGGCGACCTCGTGCCCGGCGTGGAGTTCCTCGAACGCATGGCGTTCAGCGGCGACTTCGGCCTCACGATCATCGACTTCGCGCCGTGGGGCGTGATCGGCGCGATCACACCGTCGACGCACTCGGTCCCCACGCTCACCGGCAACGCCATCAACATGATCGCCGCCGGCAACTCGGTCGTGTTCAATACGCATCCGGGAGCGTGCGGCGTCGCCGCCGTCGCCATCCGCGCCTACAACGAAGCCATCTTCGCCGAGACCGGCATCCCCGACCTGCTCACGATGGTCGCGAAGCCGACGCTCGCGACGTTCGACGCGATGTGCAAACACCCGCTGGTGAAGCTGCTCTGCGTCACCGGCGGACCCGCCGTCGTCGCCGCCGCGATGAAGACCGGCAAACGCGCCGTCTGCGCCGGCCCCGGCAATCCGCCGGTCGTGGTCGACGAGACCGCCGACATCGAGCGCGCCGCCCGCTGCATCATCCAAGGTGCCGCCTACGACAACAACCTGCTCTGCATCGGCGAGAAGCAGGTGTTCGTGGTCGAGTCCGTCGCCGACAAACTCGAAACCGCCCTTCAAGCCGCCGGCGCGGTGCGGCTCGACGCCGCCCAAGTGGAGGCGTTGACCAAAGCCGCCTTCTCCATTCCCGAAGGTCAGGGCGGTGGTTGCGGACATCCCGTGGTGAACAAGAAACTCATCGGTCAGGACGCCGCCGTCCTCGCCAAGGCCGCAGGCATGAACGTCCCCGCTGCGACGCCTCTGCTCTTTGGTCGCACCGACGAGAAACACCTCTTCGTCCAGGAGGAGCAGATGATGCCTTTCATCCCGATCGTCCGCGTCGCGAACGTCGACGACGCGATCGCCGCTGCGATCCGCTCCGAGCACGGCTACCGCCACACCGGTATCATGCACTCCCAGAACATCCGCAACCTCACCAAGATGGCCCAGGAGATAGACACGACGCTCTTCATCAAGAACGGCCCGTGCATGACCGGCCTCGGCCTCGGCGGCGAAGGCTTCCTCAGTTTCTCCGTCGCCACCCCCACCGGCGAAGGCGTGACCACGCCCATGACGTTCACGCGTTCCCGCCGATGCGTGATGGTGGAGAACCTCAACCTGTTCTGA
- a CDS encoding EutN/CcmL family microcompartment protein, with amino-acid sequence MRLARIRGYVTSTVKHESFTGCRLLVAQPVNLADEPDGDPFVTIDELGAAIHQKVLVCSDGSYARSYLEDASSPARWWVMALVDPPGTEPAKRAAPAS; translated from the coding sequence ATGAGACTCGCGCGCATTCGAGGTTACGTGACCAGCACGGTGAAGCACGAAAGCTTCACCGGCTGCCGCCTCCTCGTCGCGCAACCCGTGAACCTCGCCGACGAACCAGACGGCGATCCCTTCGTCACGATCGACGAACTCGGCGCCGCCATCCACCAGAAGGTGCTCGTGTGTTCGGATGGTTCCTACGCGCGTTCCTACCTCGAAGATGCCAGCAGCCCCGCCCGTTGGTGGGTGATGGCGCTCGTCGACCCTCCCGGCACCGAACCGGCGAAGCGCGCTGCGCCCGCGAGCTGA
- a CDS encoding class II aldolase/adducin family protein, protein MKVFSISDAEAFVKTGAKEFRHCRKTLVTPSARDVLTEHGIKVVFDENAASTTTSVASSAPAPSSSAPAVGDAKIQALFNSPEAKAIKQMICDIGHRCWQRDYNDGNGGNISARLGDYFLCTPTGVSKGFMKPEMICLVDIDGKQVAGNAPWKRTSEILSHLGIYKVVTAAMGVCHAHPIHATAFAMAGIQPPQCLIPEVEVFVGTIPVAEYKTPGSPQMSELLGKLAPKHQSILMGNHGVITWGTSVEDAYFKMEITDSYCRTLWVAAQLPTKRTVIPKDEMKILLDMKKGLGLPDEREGAGPEKLCGCDPWEFISDRPVACATPATNGAGGGSVVQATNAELEQLVSKITDQVFQAMNKR, encoded by the coding sequence ATGAAAGTATTCTCCATCTCCGACGCCGAAGCCTTCGTCAAAACGGGCGCCAAGGAATTCCGTCATTGCCGGAAGACCCTCGTCACCCCGTCCGCCCGCGACGTCCTCACCGAACACGGGATCAAGGTCGTCTTCGACGAGAACGCCGCTTCCACGACGACCTCCGTCGCTTCGTCGGCTCCCGCGCCTTCCTCGTCCGCCCCGGCCGTCGGCGACGCGAAGATCCAAGCCCTCTTCAACTCCCCGGAAGCGAAGGCGATCAAGCAGATGATCTGCGACATCGGCCACCGGTGCTGGCAGCGCGATTACAACGACGGCAACGGAGGCAACATCTCCGCCCGCCTCGGAGACTACTTCCTCTGCACGCCGACCGGCGTTTCCAAGGGCTTCATGAAACCCGAGATGATCTGCCTCGTCGACATCGACGGAAAGCAGGTCGCCGGCAACGCGCCGTGGAAGCGCACGAGCGAGATCCTCTCGCACCTCGGTATCTACAAAGTGGTTACGGCCGCGATGGGCGTCTGCCACGCGCACCCGATCCACGCCACCGCCTTCGCCATGGCCGGCATTCAACCACCGCAGTGCCTCATCCCCGAAGTCGAAGTCTTCGTCGGCACGATCCCCGTCGCCGAATACAAGACCCCCGGCTCGCCGCAGATGAGCGAACTCCTCGGCAAACTCGCTCCGAAGCACCAGTCGATCCTCATGGGCAACCACGGCGTGATCACCTGGGGCACCTCCGTCGAAGACGCCTACTTCAAGATGGAGATCACCGACAGCTACTGCCGCACGCTCTGGGTCGCGGCCCAACTCCCCACCAAGCGCACGGTAATCCCGAAGGACGAGATGAAGATCCTCCTCGACATGAAGAAGGGTCTCGGACTCCCCGACGAACGCGAGGGCGCCGGTCCGGAAAAGCTCTGCGGCTGCGATCCTTGGGAGTTCATTTCGGACCGTCCCGTCGCCTGCGCCACGCCCGCCACGAACGGCGCCGGAGGTGGTTCGGTGGTCCAAGCCACCAACGCCGAGCTCGAGCAGCTCGTCTCGAAGATCACCGACCAGGTCTTCCAGGCGATGAACAAACGCTGA
- a CDS encoding lactate/malate dehydrogenase family protein → MKVAIIGGGGRVGSCAAYALQLGGIVREIILLDANKATAEGEALDLLHGSAYTADQVIRAGEYADCAAADLVCITAGLRRKPDESRLDLINRNVALFRDIVRQLNEAGLRKDAIVFVVSNPVDILTQLALDDTGLPKNQVIGLGTVLDTSRFCSLIADALELPPTQVRAMILGEHGDTMLPIWSSATVDGVPLTKFPGVTPAFQSQVFARTQKSGAEVISRKGGAGWAVGVGIAEVIHSIALDRRRVLPVSAHVSGLYGINGVCISVPTVVGRTGVIRQYELELWPKEMQGLQTSAKALREVLATVRGK, encoded by the coding sequence ATGAAGGTAGCAATCATCGGTGGCGGCGGCCGTGTCGGCTCCTGCGCCGCCTACGCCCTCCAACTCGGCGGCATCGTCCGCGAAATCATCCTCCTCGACGCCAACAAGGCCACTGCCGAAGGCGAGGCGCTCGACCTGCTCCACGGCTCCGCCTACACGGCCGACCAAGTGATCCGCGCCGGCGAGTACGCCGATTGTGCCGCCGCCGACCTCGTGTGCATCACCGCCGGGCTCCGCCGTAAACCCGACGAGTCGCGTCTCGACCTGATCAACCGCAACGTCGCCCTCTTCCGCGACATCGTCCGTCAACTCAATGAGGCCGGACTGCGCAAGGACGCCATCGTCTTCGTCGTCTCCAACCCCGTCGACATCCTCACCCAGCTCGCGCTCGACGACACCGGGTTGCCCAAGAACCAAGTCATCGGCCTCGGCACGGTGCTCGACACGTCACGCTTCTGCTCGCTCATCGCCGACGCGCTCGAGCTCCCGCCCACCCAGGTGCGTGCCATGATTCTCGGCGAACACGGCGACACGATGCTCCCGATCTGGTCGTCCGCCACGGTCGACGGCGTTCCTTTGACGAAGTTTCCCGGCGTCACCCCGGCGTTCCAGAGCCAAGTGTTCGCTCGCACCCAAAAGAGTGGCGCGGAAGTAATCTCGCGCAAAGGCGGCGCAGGCTGGGCCGTCGGCGTCGGCATCGCCGAAGTGATCCACTCGATCGCCCTAGATCGCCGTCGCGTCCTGCCGGTTTCCGCCCACGTGAGCGGTCTCTACGGCATCAACGGCGTCTGCATCTCCGTGCCCACCGTCGTCGGTCGCACCGGTGTGATCCGGCAATACGAACTCGAACTCTGGCCCAAGGAAATGCAGGGCCTGCAGACTTCGGCCAAAGCTCTGCGCGAAGTCCTTGCCACCGTGCGAGGGAAATGA
- the rhaB gene encoding rhamnulokinase, with product MKTIHCAAVDLGATSGRVIVGSWNGRRLDLTEIRRFPNAFHDLAGRAYWNLGGLWHEVRTGLIEARKRFPKLASVGIDTWGVDHVLVDDDGRLVYPPHAYRDSRTRHGLKRLGNTRAALERVYQATGIPNVFYNTSLQLEETVASSPAVADSATRCLFLPDYFNFLLSGRMENEISMASTTQLLDVQTGDWSRATLDHFHIPPHWFTKPIKADTVLGSAKCVPELKGVKVVAVAGHDTASAYAAMPTTGDGDDLYISSGTWSLVGFESDAPLLGPDALAARVANERMGDGRFRPLTNVIGLWLLEQTLRDLDQRPCNDREWAALVAQASERPAPTRLLDTSDPAFVNPKSMRAAVDAHLKKLRQPIPKDCAGYVRLICDSLGRGHAEVAATFQRLSGRAFKRILMVGGGSRNTLLCQATADAAGIPLHAFELEGTAVGNIASQLVALKAVKNLAAFRGLLARRISPRIHEPTSR from the coding sequence ATGAAGACCATCCACTGCGCAGCCGTCGACCTCGGCGCCACCAGCGGACGCGTCATCGTCGGCTCTTGGAACGGCCGCCGCCTCGACCTCACGGAAATCCGGCGCTTCCCCAACGCGTTCCACGACCTCGCCGGTCGCGCCTACTGGAACCTCGGCGGCCTCTGGCACGAGGTGCGCACCGGCCTGATCGAAGCCCGCAAACGCTTCCCGAAACTCGCCTCGGTCGGGATCGATACGTGGGGCGTCGATCACGTGCTCGTCGACGACGACGGTCGTCTCGTGTATCCACCGCACGCGTACAGAGACTCTCGCACCCGGCACGGCCTGAAGCGCCTCGGCAACACCCGTGCCGCTCTCGAACGCGTCTACCAGGCCACCGGCATCCCCAACGTCTTCTACAACACGTCACTCCAGCTCGAGGAAACCGTCGCCTCGTCGCCCGCCGTCGCCGACAGCGCCACGCGTTGTCTCTTCCTCCCCGACTACTTCAACTTTCTTCTCTCCGGACGGATGGAGAACGAGATCTCGATGGCGAGCACGACGCAGTTGCTCGACGTCCAAACCGGCGATTGGTCGCGCGCCACGCTCGACCACTTTCACATCCCGCCGCACTGGTTCACGAAACCGATCAAGGCGGACACAGTACTCGGCAGCGCGAAATGCGTGCCCGAATTGAAGGGCGTGAAGGTCGTCGCCGTAGCCGGACACGACACCGCCAGCGCCTACGCCGCCATGCCCACCACGGGCGACGGCGACGACCTCTACATCAGCTCCGGCACGTGGTCGCTCGTCGGCTTCGAGAGCGACGCCCCGCTCCTCGGTCCGGACGCCCTCGCCGCCCGTGTCGCCAACGAGCGCATGGGCGATGGCCGCTTCCGTCCGCTCACCAACGTGATCGGCCTGTGGTTGCTCGAGCAAACCCTGCGCGACCTCGACCAACGTCCGTGCAACGACCGCGAGTGGGCCGCGCTCGTCGCTCAGGCCTCCGAACGCCCCGCGCCCACCCGTCTCCTCGACACGTCCGACCCCGCATTCGTCAATCCGAAGTCCATGCGCGCCGCCGTGGACGCACACTTGAAGAAGCTCCGCCAGCCGATCCCGAAGGACTGCGCCGGTTACGTCCGCTTGATCTGCGACTCGCTCGGCCGCGGCCACGCCGAGGTCGCAGCGACGTTCCAGAGACTCTCCGGGCGCGCGTTCAAACGCATCCTCATGGTCGGCGGCGGCTCTCGCAACACCCTGCTCTGTCAGGCCACTGCCGACGCCGCCGGCATCCCGCTCCACGCCTTCGAACTCGAAGGCACCGCTGTCGGCAACATCGCCAGCCAGCTCGTCGCGCTGAAGGCGGTGAAGAACCTCGCCGCTTTTCGCGGTCTCCTCGCACGCCGGATCTCCCCACGTATCCACGAACCCACTTCACGATGA
- a CDS encoding L-rhamnose isomerase, protein MKKTAALSKTTTERVTPAYRIARDAYAKLGVDTEAAIQRALRIPISLHCWQADDVRGLETPVGGVDSGGIMATGSHPGRARNGDEMRADLDLVLRLLPGEQRLNLHAFYAETDGKPVDRDEQTPANFARWIDWAKARKIGLDFNPTYFAHPKAASGYTLSHADKAVREFWIQHGRASRKIAQHIAKELGKPCVNNHWIPDGAKDNPADRWGPRQRLVESYDAIFAGRGIDRKLCVDAVEGKLFGLGSEDYVVGSQEFYSSYAQSRGLVLCLDLGHYHPTESVADKVSALMQFHPKVLLHTSRPMRWDSDHVVLLDDAVRSLFLEIARGDAFDRVYVALDFFDASINRIGAYVVGARATRQAILLGLLDPTARLKAAENAGAGHEKLAIMELGKTLPWGAVWDELCRRADVPEGADWLADVARYEKSVLAARA, encoded by the coding sequence ATGAAAAAAACCGCCGCCCTCTCCAAGACCACCACCGAACGCGTCACGCCCGCCTACCGCATCGCCCGAGACGCCTACGCGAAACTCGGCGTCGACACCGAAGCCGCGATCCAGCGCGCGCTCCGGATCCCGATCTCGCTCCACTGTTGGCAGGCCGACGACGTGCGCGGTCTCGAGACGCCCGTGGGCGGAGTCGATTCCGGCGGCATCATGGCCACCGGCAGCCATCCCGGACGCGCCCGCAACGGCGACGAGATGCGCGCCGATCTCGACCTCGTACTCCGCCTCCTTCCCGGTGAACAGCGGCTCAACCTCCACGCCTTCTACGCCGAGACCGACGGCAAACCCGTGGACCGCGACGAACAGACCCCTGCGAACTTCGCCCGCTGGATCGACTGGGCCAAGGCCCGCAAGATCGGACTCGACTTCAACCCCACCTACTTCGCCCATCCCAAGGCCGCCTCGGGATACACCTTGTCCCACGCCGACAAGGCCGTCCGCGAATTCTGGATACAGCACGGTCGCGCCAGCCGCAAGATCGCCCAGCACATCGCGAAGGAACTCGGCAAACCCTGCGTCAACAATCACTGGATCCCCGACGGCGCGAAGGACAACCCGGCCGACCGTTGGGGTCCGCGTCAGCGCCTCGTCGAATCCTACGATGCGATCTTCGCCGGGCGCGGCATCGACCGGAAGCTGTGCGTCGACGCCGTCGAAGGAAAGCTCTTCGGTCTCGGCAGCGAGGACTACGTCGTCGGCTCGCAGGAGTTCTACTCCTCCTACGCACAGAGCCGTGGTCTCGTCCTCTGCCTCGACCTCGGCCACTACCACCCCACCGAATCGGTCGCCGACAAGGTCTCCGCGCTCATGCAGTTCCACCCCAAGGTGCTTCTGCACACGAGCCGCCCGATGCGCTGGGACAGCGACCACGTCGTCCTACTCGACGACGCCGTCCGCTCCCTCTTCCTCGAAATCGCCCGCGGCGATGCCTTCGATCGCGTCTACGTGGCACTCGACTTCTTCGACGCCTCGATCAACCGCATCGGTGCCTACGTCGTCGGCGCTCGCGCCACGCGGCAGGCCATCCTGCTCGGGCTGCTCGATCCCACCGCGCGACTCAAAGCCGCCGAGAACGCCGGTGCGGGGCACGAGAAGCTCGCGATCATGGAGCTGGGCAAGACGCTCCCGTGGGGTGCCGTTTGGGACGAGCTCTGCCGTCGCGCCGACGTACCCGAAGGCGCCGACTGGCTCGCCGACGTCGCCCGTTACGAGAAGTCCGTGCTCGCCGCTCGCGCGTGA
- a CDS encoding (Fe-S)-binding protein → MNLSNRIRPSGPGRVQLMATCLCDAFYDDVARATVEVLEYLGCTVEFPEGQTCCGQPAFNGGDWANSRKVVRHTVKTFAGDVPVIVPSGSCAAMLFHGAPLEFEKESDHGDVEALGRRAWEVIDFIVNGLGVSTWPGRYDARIAFHRSCHSRGTLTGPAALQLLGSIEGVTVLPFGEAEQCCGFGGTFSVSFPNISGNMGNLKLEHIRAEKPDELVSIDMSCMMHLGGLAEKEGHPIRTRHVVQVMRDALRNAGLLAP, encoded by the coding sequence GTGAACCTCTCCAATCGCATCCGCCCCTCCGGTCCCGGTCGCGTGCAGCTCATGGCCACGTGCCTGTGCGACGCGTTCTACGACGACGTCGCCCGCGCGACGGTCGAGGTGCTGGAGTATCTCGGCTGCACCGTCGAGTTTCCCGAAGGACAAACCTGCTGCGGACAACCCGCCTTCAACGGCGGCGATTGGGCCAACTCGCGCAAGGTCGTGCGGCACACCGTGAAGACCTTCGCGGGAGACGTCCCGGTCATCGTCCCGAGCGGCTCCTGCGCCGCGATGCTCTTCCACGGCGCACCACTCGAGTTCGAGAAGGAGTCCGATCACGGCGATGTCGAGGCCCTCGGACGCCGCGCATGGGAGGTGATCGACTTCATCGTCAACGGCCTCGGTGTATCCACTTGGCCAGGACGCTACGACGCGCGGATCGCGTTTCACCGCAGTTGCCACTCGCGCGGCACGCTCACCGGCCCGGCCGCGCTGCAGTTGCTCGGATCGATCGAGGGGGTCACCGTCTTGCCGTTCGGCGAGGCGGAACAATGCTGTGGCTTCGGAGGCACGTTCTCCGTCTCTTTCCCGAACATCTCCGGCAACATGGGCAACCTCAAGCTCGAGCACATCCGCGCCGAGAAGCCCGACGAACTCGTCTCGATCGACATGAGCTGCATGATGCACCTCGGTGGCCTCGCCGAGAAGGAAGGACATCCCATTCGCACGCGCCACGTCGTCCAAGTCATGCGCGACGCCTTGAGAAACGCCGGACTGCTCGCACCGTAA
- a CDS encoding LutB/LldF family L-lactate oxidation iron-sulfur protein, protein MARQLIDQFAAQLPEDRRASVYGGSKVGHEKRTKVLFDHFPDADRLRELAGEIKQHVVENLDTYLPKIEASLIAAGVKVHWAATAEAANKAVLDIMRARGATRMVKSKTMVSEETHLADYLQQNGIDCLETDLGEFIVQIDGDHPSHIVKPIIHKNRREIAQSFERHGLGAYDDDPQTITRRARRFLRKKYLEADVALTGGNFLVAESGRLVLVTNEGNSRFCLAATKTHIAMVGIEKILPRDRDLALLLNLLARSATAQQLTVYTEFIKGPRSSTQPDGPEEMHVILVDNGRTDVLESDCREILRCIRCGACLNVCPIYRQASGHAYRSVYPGPVGAVLSPLLAGKKFPELADLPKASSLCGACNEVCPVNIPIPDLLLRLRNKGKEEGAKIASAGTPPMGGWAVLATQPMLWKTAMMGGKILDVLPEKFVPVPAFRAWTDQRTLPGWRGGVFRKWMRTRETKPRQPTVGP, encoded by the coding sequence ATGGCTCGCCAGCTCATCGACCAGTTCGCCGCGCAACTGCCCGAGGATCGCCGCGCCTCCGTCTACGGCGGCTCGAAGGTCGGGCACGAGAAGCGCACGAAGGTGCTCTTCGATCATTTTCCCGACGCCGATCGCCTCCGCGAACTCGCCGGCGAGATCAAGCAGCACGTGGTCGAGAATCTCGACACCTACCTGCCGAAGATCGAAGCGTCGCTCATCGCCGCAGGTGTGAAGGTGCACTGGGCCGCCACCGCCGAAGCGGCCAACAAGGCCGTGCTCGACATCATGCGCGCCCGCGGTGCCACCCGGATGGTGAAGTCGAAGACGATGGTCTCCGAAGAGACCCATCTGGCCGACTACCTGCAGCAGAACGGTATCGACTGTTTGGAGACGGATCTCGGCGAGTTCATCGTCCAGATCGACGGCGACCACCCGTCCCACATCGTCAAGCCCATCATCCACAAGAACCGCCGCGAGATCGCGCAGTCGTTCGAACGCCACGGACTCGGCGCCTACGACGACGACCCGCAGACGATCACCCGCCGCGCACGCCGCTTCCTCCGCAAGAAATACCTCGAGGCCGACGTCGCCCTCACCGGTGGAAACTTCCTCGTCGCCGAGAGCGGTCGGCTCGTGCTCGTGACCAACGAGGGCAACTCACGCTTCTGCCTCGCCGCCACGAAGACGCACATCGCCATGGTCGGGATCGAGAAGATCCTCCCGCGCGACCGCGATCTCGCCCTCCTCCTCAACCTGCTCGCCCGCTCCGCCACCGCGCAACAACTCACGGTCTACACGGAGTTCATCAAAGGTCCGCGCTCCTCGACGCAACCCGACGGCCCCGAGGAGATGCACGTGATCCTCGTCGACAACGGACGCACGGACGTGCTCGAGAGCGACTGCCGCGAGATCCTGCGCTGCATCCGCTGTGGCGCCTGCCTCAACGTCTGTCCGATCTACCGCCAAGCCAGCGGCCACGCCTACCGCAGCGTGTATCCGGGCCCCGTCGGAGCGGTGCTCTCGCCGTTGCTCGCCGGCAAGAAGTTCCCCGAACTCGCCGACCTACCCAAGGCCTCCAGCCTCTGCGGCGCTTGCAACGAGGTCTGCCCCGTGAACATCCCCATCCCCGATCTGCTCCTGCGTCTGCGCAACAAGGGCAAGGAAGAGGGCGCGAAGATCGCCTCGGCCGGAACTCCGCCCATGGGAGGTTGGGCCGTGCTCGCCACGCAACCGATGCTGTGGAAGACCGCCATGATGGGCGGCAAGATCCTCGACGTCCTGCCCGAGAAGTTCGTTCCCGTCCCGGCCTTCCGCGCGTGGACCGATCAGCGCACGCTCCCGGGCTGGCGCGGCGGCGTATTCAGGAAATGGATGCGAACCCGCGAGACGAAACCTCGACAACCGACCGTAGGCCCGTGA
- a CDS encoding lactate utilization protein, whose protein sequence is MNDRDSILGRVRAALAPLKVRAPLPDWEREIVIMREARGNVDAWTLFATRMKAVNGTPLDTAPALVALLEKENAFVGYCDPALWPKLKPSFPATFTVETTFDRTRVDHYAFGITRAAAGIAETGTLVLKDASTSSRLAALAPWIHVAVLARDTLFHDLPEAVDALGEDANVIWCTGPSKTADVEGILIEGVHGPGLQVALLLD, encoded by the coding sequence GTGAACGATCGCGACTCCATCCTCGGCCGCGTGCGCGCGGCGCTCGCACCTCTGAAAGTTCGCGCTCCCCTCCCCGATTGGGAGCGCGAGATCGTGATCATGCGCGAAGCCCGCGGGAACGTCGACGCATGGACGCTCTTCGCCACGCGCATGAAGGCCGTCAACGGCACGCCGCTCGACACCGCTCCCGCGCTCGTCGCGCTGCTCGAAAAGGAAAACGCGTTCGTCGGTTACTGCGATCCCGCACTCTGGCCGAAGTTGAAACCCTCCTTTCCCGCCACGTTCACGGTCGAAACCACGTTCGACCGCACCCGTGTCGATCACTACGCTTTCGGGATCACGCGCGCCGCCGCTGGTATCGCCGAAACGGGTACGCTCGTGCTGAAGGATGCTTCGACTTCCTCGCGTCTCGCTGCGCTCGCTCCTTGGATTCACGTGGCCGTGCTCGCGCGCGATACGTTGTTTCACGATCTCCCCGAAGCGGTCGACGCCCTCGGCGAAGACGCCAACGTGATCTGGTGCACCGGTCCCTCGAAGACCGCCGACGTGGAGGGCATCCTCATCGAAGGCGTCCACGGTCCCGGTCTGCAAGTCGCGCTCTTGCTCGATTGA
- a CDS encoding class II aldolase/adducin family protein, with protein MSSEWMHPREELVRTMARIYRYRMTTTSGGNLSVRDPDGSIWITPSRVDKGSLTPDDVVRVSPDGRREGRHPPSSEFPFHRRIYEARPEFGAIVHAHPGSLVAFSVCRLLPDLGVHVHAFEVCRKVAMAAYACPGSEQLGERIAEAFASGAMCVVLENHGVVIGGTDLHDAFQRFETLEFVAQTIVKASALGAVRRLPEEKLAHRPRPDWSALPQRAVTNAEKALRAQICRFVHRAYEQRLLVSTAGAFSARLDGDEFLVTPTRRDRLELEPSGVVRATRTACEAGKQPSRAALLHAAIYERLPEVGAIVSAQPAHASAFCLTETRLTSRTIPESYIVLEDAPTLPFACIVEQADEIAARFSLKRCPVVLIENEGVTVIGRDVLEAFDRLEVLEATAEALLLARPLGPLVPMPGEALSELRTAFGMD; from the coding sequence ATGAGTTCCGAATGGATGCACCCTCGCGAGGAACTGGTCCGGACCATGGCCCGGATCTATCGCTACCGCATGACCACCACCTCGGGCGGCAACCTCTCCGTCCGCGATCCCGACGGAAGCATCTGGATCACGCCGTCGCGCGTGGACAAAGGAAGCCTGACGCCCGACGACGTCGTGCGCGTGTCGCCGGACGGAAGGCGCGAAGGGCGGCATCCACCATCTTCGGAGTTTCCGTTTCACCGGCGCATCTACGAAGCGCGGCCCGAGTTCGGCGCGATCGTCCACGCCCATCCCGGTTCGCTCGTGGCGTTCAGTGTCTGCCGTTTGTTGCCCGATTTGGGCGTACACGTGCACGCGTTCGAAGTGTGCCGGAAGGTGGCGATGGCGGCGTACGCGTGCCCGGGCAGCGAGCAGTTGGGCGAGCGCATCGCCGAGGCTTTCGCGAGCGGTGCGATGTGCGTCGTTCTCGAGAACCACGGTGTCGTGATCGGCGGCACCGATCTCCACGATGCGTTTCAACGCTTCGAGACGCTGGAGTTCGTCGCCCAGACGATCGTCAAGGCCTCCGCACTCGGAGCGGTGCGCCGATTGCCCGAGGAGAAGCTCGCGCATCGTCCTCGTCCCGATTGGAGCGCCTTGCCGCAACGCGCCGTGACCAACGCGGAGAAGGCGTTGCGCGCGCAGATCTGCCGTTTCGTGCATCGTGCCTACGAACAACGGTTGCTCGTGAGCACCGCGGGGGCGTTTTCCGCGCGGCTGGATGGAGATGAATTTCTCGTCACGCCGACGCGCCGAGACCGGTTGGAGTTGGAGCCTTCGGGAGTCGTGCGGGCGACGCGCACGGCTTGCGAGGCGGGCAAACAGCCGAGCCGCGCAGCACTGCTGCACGCCGCGATCTACGAGCGGCTACCCGAGGTCGGGGCGATCGTCAGCGCGCAGCCGGCGCACGCCTCCGCCTTTTGCCTCACCGAGACGCGACTCACCTCGCGCACGATTCCGGAGAGCTACATTGTGCTGGAGGATGCGCCGACGCTTCCGTTCGCGTGCATCGTGGAGCAGGCGGACGAGATCGCCGCGCGGTTCTCGCTGAAACGGTGCCCCGTCGTGCTGATCGAGAACGAAGGCGTGACCGTGATCGGTCGCGACGTCCTCGAGGCGTTCGACCGGTTGGAGGTGCTCGAGGCGACGGCGGAGGCGCTGCTGCTGGCGCGACCGCTCGGTCCGCTCGTCCCGATGCCGGGCGAGGCATTGTCCGAACTGCGGACCGCCTTCGGCATGGATTGA